From Candidatus Eremiobacterota bacterium, the proteins below share one genomic window:
- the secF gene encoding protein translocase subunit SecF yields the protein MSYFSEFIKHIKPTDYVGMAIAVIVLIMAAEYAKSFRKKPFDVIGKRKYFFIGSGILVVISVLSLAINALHIGGGKLNYSLEFTGGTIVELGFAKQDITSENITKAVEEYNSTIENPVHKLKHPVVQMEGKLKTVEYPEKLKEVEVILKKTDGGTITASELNGIAAPFVDRYGKAQLLDSALPEGAEVKVRIGLPEIKKPSTLPGAQAPEALPAPDMDEAPKPSGYTRESIQTIISFYHKNLEVVEVKELELVAAPARIKDYKAAIIRITKEDNSNLSADDVLVLVSYIARLYGDVYKFKVESIGPSIGQELTQKALLAILVALLIQLVYITLRFGNQSRFGFAADIALFHDLVIMTGIYSIAGRELDSPFLAALLTVIGYSVMDSIVIFDRIRENLKIFKKETYEEAVNISVNQTMTRSVNTLLTVLITLFALYFFGGKTLQNFAFALLIGCTLGAYSSIFIASPIVVLIDEWVKKKEQERVATRRAALAAASAEKSARIKESAPQKQVSQEPASVEGGDEVSDEEARGKLRRLKTKSKQKRKLAKIEGKKK from the coding sequence TTGTCCTACTTTTCCGAGTTTATCAAGCATATAAAGCCGACAGACTATGTCGGCATGGCTATTGCCGTCATAGTGCTCATCATGGCGGCGGAATATGCCAAGAGCTTCAGGAAGAAGCCCTTCGACGTCATTGGGAAGCGCAAGTATTTCTTCATAGGTTCAGGCATTCTTGTCGTGATATCGGTCCTGTCGCTTGCAATCAATGCTTTGCACATCGGGGGAGGGAAGCTGAACTACTCCCTTGAGTTCACTGGCGGTACCATCGTTGAGCTCGGCTTCGCCAAGCAGGACATCACCTCCGAAAATATCACCAAGGCAGTGGAGGAATACAACAGCACGATAGAAAACCCGGTGCATAAGCTCAAGCACCCTGTCGTGCAGATGGAAGGCAAGCTCAAGACTGTCGAGTATCCCGAAAAGCTCAAAGAGGTCGAGGTGATCCTCAAGAAAACCGATGGAGGCACCATTACCGCTTCCGAGCTCAACGGCATTGCCGCGCCTTTTGTTGACCGTTACGGCAAGGCGCAGCTTCTTGACAGCGCTTTGCCGGAAGGCGCCGAGGTCAAGGTGAGAATAGGCCTTCCCGAAATAAAGAAGCCCTCGACATTGCCGGGTGCGCAGGCACCCGAAGCCTTGCCGGCACCCGATATGGATGAAGCTCCCAAGCCTTCAGGGTATACCAGGGAAAGCATCCAGACCATTATTTCCTTTTACCACAAGAATCTCGAGGTTGTCGAGGTGAAGGAGCTTGAGCTTGTGGCGGCGCCTGCCAGGATAAAGGATTACAAGGCTGCCATTATAAGGATTACCAAGGAAGATAACTCGAACCTGTCAGCCGATGACGTGCTGGTGCTGGTCTCCTATATCGCCAGGCTTTACGGTGATGTATACAAGTTCAAGGTGGAGAGCATCGGCCCCTCAATAGGCCAGGAGCTCACTCAGAAGGCGCTGCTTGCCATCCTGGTCGCCCTGCTCATCCAGCTTGTCTATATCACCCTCCGGTTCGGCAACCAGTCGCGCTTCGGATTTGCCGCCGATATCGCGCTCTTTCACGACCTCGTGATCATGACAGGCATATACTCCATTGCGGGCCGCGAGCTGGACTCCCCCTTCCTGGCGGCCCTCCTTACCGTGATCGGTTACTCGGTGATGGACTCCATCGTCATCTTCGACAGGATCCGCGAGAACCTCAAGATCTTCAAAAAAGAGACCTACGAGGAGGCGGTAAACATCTCGGTCAACCAGACCATGACCCGCTCGGTGAACACTCTTCTCACCGTGCTCATCACCCTCTTCGCCCTCTATTTCTTCGGCGGGAAAACCCTGCAGAATTTCGCCTTCGCCCTTCTCATCGGCTGCACCCTTGGCGCCTACTCGTCGATATTCATTGCGAGCCCAATCGTGGTTCTTATTGACGAATGGGTGAAAAAGAAGGAGCAGGAGCGCGTTGCGACCCGCCGGGCGGCCCTGGCGGCGGCATCAGCGGAGAAATCCGCAAGGATAAAGGAGAGCGCCCCTCAGAAGCAGGTGTCCCAGGAGCCGGCCTCAGTGGAAGGTGGCGACGAGGTCTCCGATGAGGAGGCCCGGGGCAAGCTCAGGCGCCTCAAGACCAAGAGCAAGCAGAAAAGAAAGCTTGCAAAGATTGAAGGGAAGAAAAAATAA